From the Odontesthes bonariensis isolate fOdoBon6 chromosome 9, fOdoBon6.hap1, whole genome shotgun sequence genome, the window TTGGTTGTGAAGTATTTATACCCGTCCCTTGTCACACTTTCTCAGCCTGAAGTGGGCATGTTGACTGACTTAAACTACTAGGCAGGCCTACTAAGACCTCACGTGCAGTGAGCTTTTTCTCATAAGTGGAAGTGGTCAAACATAGCATGTCTGTACAAATGTTATATTATAAGTCCTCTCTCCAGTTACAGAACAGGTCTAGCATTTTGTGTTAAATGCAACCAAAGTAATGAAAACTTTTGTTATATAAAAATCTGTTTTGCTGGAGCATGATTTCCAGCAAATATTATGGTTTTTTCTATTAAGTACCTAGCAAATAAAGGGCGGTGAAGTGATAACACCCCATAGGTTTTCAATGCTTTGAACCTAGCATAATGGTTCTTGGGTTAGTTTTCTAGAGCACATCTGCGTTGGCAGTATACTTTAGATTGTGTACAGAGCACAGCCTGCCGCAGGTGTTTCTCACGAGGGCTGCTGGATGCTGGCTCTCTTGACTTACTGTGATGAATTTTAATCACATCCACACAGAATTAGTCTTTCCAGTACCTCACAAGCATCGAGACGATTAAGGAAaacataaagacacaaaaagacaaagacacgTTGCCTGCAATTCCATGATTTTTCAACAAATTCTAGAGAAGCAGTTCTTGTCGCTCAGCAGACTCTGGCTTAAATCCAATCTCCGCACTTGTCCCTCGCCCTCCAAATGTCCATTTTTAGGGCAGGATGAGTACCATTTCTTCTTGTTGATTGGTGAGTAGTGATCATTTAGCCATCCAAAAGGCCCCTGACACCCCAGTTGTAGGACTACATGACCACTACTTGTTGATCCCTAAAAGAAAAGAGGCATCTTGCTTCTGCAAACCAAGATGGGCAGGGCCAAGTGGAATAATGGGGCTTTTGTCTCTTTTCATTGTTTATGACTTTGTGACTGTTCCTGTTCTTACTGGCTTCTTCTGTTATTTCTGGGCCAAAAGCCATGGAACAGGGGCTTTGGGAGCATGATCAGAGCTTCTTGTCCAGTGTGACTCTAATTGAATGTATACGTTAAAGAGAAATTCAACTCCCAGCCTTATTTACCTGGCTGTGTTAGTTTCACTTTGAAAAACTTAAGATTAGAGAGATTTTAGTTAAACAAAGATGCTGATCtgtattttttaaagtttttttaaaaatcggaCTAAAGCAATCATTTAAGATGTCgtgtaaatgtaaaatgtaaatgtgattTCATTAAAGACCAtcagtgctttattttttattctttattcttgTTCTCCTCTTAACAGGCTGATCAGCTGACAGAGGAGCAGATTGCTGGTGAGTTCATACCATAACcatatttgttttctttaaaaatcttTAGCAGAACTTTAGCTGAACACTAAGCCTAAGAAACTAAGATGCTTCGAAGAATCCTGAAGTGGTTTAAAGAAGAGAACGGTTCTTATCTACCAATCAGTTCATTAAATTCACCTGGCTTGTGTCGATGTTAATCAGGCTCTGGTTATGAATTTAAAATGTCAGCAGACGTTTCCAAGGAAAGGGAGGAGGCGGGGAAAATATGCATGCTTGTCTAAACTTGGGAAACACTTTGctccagtatttttttttttccaggctgTGTTGTTGTATTAAAACAGTTATTAGTCAAACATCAAACGTTTTGTTCCTTCCTTgctttgaattattattattgcatatgttttatttttgcagGGCTTGTGTTAAAGCTTTTTCTTCTAAGATAACCAAAAAGACTGCAAGTTTATTCACGTGAATGCGCGTGTCAACTAACAGTATCGTTTCCGTTAATGTGCAGAGTTcaaggaggcattctcactgtTTGACAAGGACGGCGATGGTACAATTACTACCAAGGAGCTCGGGACTGTGATGCGCTCTCTGGGTCAAAACCCAACTGAGGCTGAGCTGCAGGACATGATCAATGAGGTGGATGCCGACGGTGAGAAGGAATACTTTGAACGCACAGAAAAATTAGTAAAGACTTGTAAAAAGGCCTAAATTAACTGCTATATTAACTTCTTGCCAGTAAAGAATATACTGTCTTCCATAAATGCAGGTACCAGTATTTGTAGTTATTTAGTTTAATATTTAGTACCATCATGATAGATTGAGGGTTTATATGAAATTACTTGGTGAACGATTCAAGGCAACTTCACAAActtctgtctgtttgtgtgaCTTCGTAGGTAACGGTACAATTGACTTTCCTGAGTTCCTAACCATGATGGCCAGGAAGATGAAAGACACAGACAGTGAGGAGGAGATCAGAGAAGCTTTCAGGGTCTTTGATAAGGTAAAGCAGAACTGAGGAGGCTTTAGATCATCAACTAACTCAAAAAAACTGCTGTTTGCCACAGAACACCTTATGTTTTCACTGTGTCACATGTATTGCATCGTTGTGCTGGCGAGATAAAATTGTTCATAGCTGTTAGTGTGGTTAATTCCCATGTGTTTATAAAAAGATTACTCCAAAATGCTTTTTGCATGATATCAGGTGTTGTATAAATCATGGCTGTATTTATCTTTGAACTGTACTCGGGTCCATAATGAGGCTTTTTGTTATGTGCCAGCTGAATGCTAGCATGCTTTAGCATGCTAATACAAACTCAAATAGTTGATTTTTGGAGTGCCagcttttttgttcttttcttttttcttccaatTTTGCCCTGTGAGTAGAGAGCTCGTATCACCGCTCGAACTCTTCAGCGTGCTGGTGGAGTAGCATTATCAGAGCCGCTGACTCAGAGAAACTTACATTCAGAAGCTTAAAACTGCTCTGGAGCTTCTGGACCTAATTGTACAAAGAAAATGTGACTTTTCTGCACAAGTTAAAGAACATAAAGGCCAACACAGCCCACCCTCTTCATATTACAGTGTTGAAACAAGCGTGATCTGTATGACGCCTCTTCAGCTACGCTGTAACACAGAGGGATACAGGAGGTCATTCCTGCCAGCAGCAGCAACGAGGCATAATGAAAGCTTATAATAATAGTTTCAAAAAGATTACTGCAACagtataatttccctttgggataaataaagtatttttcacttgatttcatttaattttaattgTGAGCTGTGTAGTCGGTGTCGACATGAATgggagtccttttttttttttttttttttttttttttttggcgctGCACTGGAATGACTCGTTCTCTTGTGCTCTGCCAGCGCTTTTCAGCCAGAAAACAGCAACGTGGAAACAGGCCCTGTAGTATTCAGCTCGGCTGTTAGGGTCAAAGAGGGATAGTGACATCAGGAATTTGACTTCACAAGTGAGGAGAAAAGCAAACTGTCGTGCACCTTAATGTTCAGACACTGAAGTGGTATTTCGCTCCTTTTGTAAAGGTAAAAAACCACGATACCAgtagttttttcttttgccaTGTGCAGGATGGAAATGGCTACATCAGCGCAGCTGAGCTACGGCACGTCATGACCAATTTAGGTGAGAAACTCACCGATGAGGAAGTGGACGAGATGATCCGCGAGGCTGACATCGATGGCGACGGTCAGGTCAACTATGAGGGTGAGATGTCCATCTTTTATTCAGCAATCAGCCCCGTAGTTTCCTCTTGTTGGAtcccaaacacagaaaaactgaTTCTTCCATGTTTTTGCTCCattgtttgtctcgtttcatgACTGTCTGTGTTGATCTGTGCTGAGATGGATCACAGTGCAATCTATGTTAAAGaagtttttatatattttttttctttctttcctttgcaGAGTTTGTCCAGATGATGACTGCCAAGTGAAGAGAGCACTGAAGTTTTTCTCAATGTTGCTTGTCCTCCTAAGATTAATGTCTTTAAGAACCAAAAAAGAGCAACTCTTATCAAAACGATAAACTGCCCCTTAAAAATTAATTACATGTAGAATTTTACGATTTGTGCTTCAATACATCCAAATACTTCTGAGGTATCTGTTCAGCTAACACCGACAGAATAATCCCTAAAGAAGTTCACGGACCAAGCTTTCAGAGGGCCAAAGCCCTCCTCCTTCAGACCAAGATTCTGCTGACTCACCCAGCTCCTGATTAATTTAGAGGAAAGAGCAACACTGAAAAAGCAGAGAGATAGGAATTCAGGATATAGTCTCCGTAGGGAAGTTGGCTTTTTAATTCTTTCCAGATAGTCTTCAACAAAGAAATTTGACCAGTGGTGACTCTAAATGAGTGAACCGAGTACTCCTCTTGCATGCACCCTTTCTGTGGCCGTCTCTTGTGACAACGAGGAGGCTCTGATGCCATCAGAGATCGTGGGTAGATCGTGTACACACTGGAGGTATATACATAAACATATAGCGATATATCTGTAAAATTTGTGTCACTTATGATTATTGAAAGAGCATTTGGTTGAGATGTGGGTGGTTCATTGGTGTGGGGCTGGAGGTGAGCGTTGGTGTACCTTGAAAAGTTTGTAAAAGTCTGAAAGCGAGTCTGAGAAGTGCTGGAGGTTTTCTTGCCCATttgatgtgatttttttttttttttttttttttttttttggttgtgttTTGAGTTGTGGGCTTTACGTGGCCTGCAGCGCAGATTGGAGACAGTAGTGTTAAGTACTGCTTCGGGATGGTTATCGTGAAAACACACTCGAGGACTGCAGTTAATGCGTTTGTTCTGCAAACGGATAtcacaataataaagaatatTGATGTAATGCTTTTTAAATGTGTTCAAATATTAATGTATTGATGACAAACTTTGGTTACAAAatatatctctctctctcaacatatacatatatatatatatatacatatatataaatcttAGTGTATCGTAAAGTTTGCATTGCCTATTGTAGTAAATAACCTGTGACATGTTTTTCTCCTTGGTTTTGAAATGTGCCATaatactcaaaaaaaaaaaaaatgcctctaCCTTCTTGCAAGACTGCTAGTTCAtctaaaattaataaattaccTAATGTAGTAAAcatataaaagaagaaaaaaaacatgcagttaaACACATTTGCACTTTGGTATAAATCTCGTCAATGTTTAAAAGAAACCAAATGTCACTGTTATTGCTGCTATGACGATACGTATGTTTCACTCACATATTGTCCTTGTTGGTGTCTCATCTTCAAGCCGTAGTCCAGTGATCGAATTTCACTCTGCTTGCTGTTTTAAGAACACAAGACAtctaatgtttattcactaatGCTACTTGTGCTGAGGGTGATGCATTTCATTTGGGGCACTTTTAGTGGGACCTGCAGACGGGGTATAAAATGGTTTTGTCGCAAAGAATTCAGCTGTAGATGTGCAAATTGGTTTCAGTATTAGCTTTATGGAAAGTTTgctaagtttaaaaaaaaacaaaacaaaaaaacaagtttaggTGGGATATGTTACgatttcttcaaagtgtgaAAGTGTATTGCTTTGTTTGAGACATTTCTCTTCGTTACCTGTCAGTCAGGTGTTTGGGAGTGAATGGTTACAGGACTATTAACTTCTGAAGGTATCTCACAAATGTAAAGATGTGATATATTTTCCATAAATTAATAAATTGACTGAGCTTTACCTTTACTTTCGCCTGCACTTCTTTGGCATGTTCagtcaaaaaaaagagagtaacCTCTGCTTACACGGCCAGGTGCCAGACAGGCCATGCTGGGAAAGAAACGGGGCTGCCGTGCATACATTTCCCTCAGATTTCTCTGTCGTCTTTGTCAGTGGTCCCGCACAAGAGCAGAGCTCTAATCTCATCCAGACACCCTCAGATTGGGTCAGGGCGGGTCACCCTGGCCCTTCATAACAGAAACTATCCAAGGCACAAGCTATATTTAGCGGCTCAAGAGATTGCTACAGGAGCCTATGGTAATCCAGGTCAGCGCAGGTTGTGACCTCTCGCACACACTAGACACGAACATAGAGTCTTGCTGACTGGTAAGATCAAGAGCCAATGGAATGCGGTTTTATCTGGGCCAGGTATATTTGATTGCATGATTATCTACATGCTAATTTTGTGTCCAAGCTGATAAGGTGAATGAATTAGGAAACAGGATCACGTTTagcaggacaaaaaaaacacccaggCTGGTTTGATTATCCCTCCCTGGTTATGTAACGGCAGGCTGGAGTGCCCCCTGGTGTCCGGACTGACAactacatttttcttttgactgaagttttattattattttattatttcatttaattttcaaatCCTCTCCATtcaatgtatatatatatttttttagttCCCAAAGGGAATAGTTGCAATAGATcgatcacaaaataaaataaaatggagCAAAAATCAATTGACAAACTGGAAGTGTGGCAGAGACGGAACAGTCGTTGAAATCTTAAGAGATCACCATGAAAAGATTGAGGTGTTTTTGTAGCTTGGTAACCACTTGCATGGTTACGCACCATCACAGAtcgaaataaaataaaataaaagaggcAGAATTTGCAGCAACGCAATCCAACAAAACAGTGGGACGTAATTGAACTTTTACTGAAATTAGGGATTGATATAAACTGCTTCAATGTCtatgaaccttttttttttttttttacagtttattaGTACTTGTATTATTTTACCATCAAAGCAAATTTCACCTCgtgaagaaaattaaaaaaagatccCTTTTATTCCATCACGGCTTTTTATCTAAAATCGTGATGACAGGTAGTGACTGTAGCCATAAAGGGTATTACCAAAGAAGTACACTGAAACGTAGGTAATTGAGCCTTGTATTAGAGCCAGCAGAAATTTAAAACAATCAAAATGATGCTGTTGGCCACAAACCTCCAGTCTTCAAGTTTATCCTGCAGTGTTCCTAATAACTTTGATGTATAACATGATTAGAGTACGTGCACACTGTGAagcaaataaacatttaaacgTCCACAACAAGCACATGgcagtttttttagtttttttttttacctaattGTCAACGCTAGGTGGTGCTGTTTCTTCGCATTCGAACCAAACTTGCAGCTTTTACTTTTGGTCAAGAAGGCGCACGCTGTGCATGGACAGGAGGAACCAAGGAATCAGAACCAGTGAATTAAAAACAGTTTGCATTTCAGTCTGAAAGTTCATCTCAGCCAGCTTGTtccaaaaaaaatgcagaaatgaaACTACTCGGTGTgtgttttagagagagagagagcgagactAAGGGAGTGCGTGAGTCAGTCACATGTTGGCCTGGGTGCACCCCACCACCCATAATTGTGTACACTTTGCAGTGTAACCTAATCACTGTTTTGCTTGCGAAACACAGAGTGCTCCCTTCGTTTCTCATTATCCCTGG encodes:
- the calm3a gene encoding calmodulin 3a (phosphorylase kinase, delta) yields the protein MADQLTEEQIAEFKEAFSLFDKDGDGTITTKELGTVMRSLGQNPTEAELQDMINEVDADGNGTIDFPEFLTMMARKMKDTDSEEEIREAFRVFDKDGNGYISAAELRHVMTNLGEKLTDEEVDEMIREADIDGDGQVNYEEFVQMMTAK